The Methanosphaera cuniculi sequence AATTTTTGCAATTGCACTTTTTGAAAATTGTGGTGCTTTTATTGTCATAGCTTCTGATAATGAACCTTTACCTAGTACTTTGTTGTATCCTAGTTCTGTAATATCAATTACAATTTGTCCATCTTCTTTAGTTGCAATTTCAGCATCTAAATATTTTTCAACATTATCATTTATTGTTGATAAGTTAATTGGGTTAAATTTTTGTATTGTTTTTTGTGGACGTTTAAATCCGTATTTACCAAAGTGATTTGGATCGTTAATTACCATCCAAGTTTTAAGGTGTTTATTTCCACCAGCAAGTCCTCGACCTCCGCGGTGTCCTGCACCTCTTCGTTTTTTAGTACAACCTCCACCTACAGATCTTGAACCTCTTTGTTTTCTGATTTTTTTAGTTTTACGAATCATCTTTCATACACCCTAGATCATTTTTTCAATTAATTCATTAATATTTTCAGATCTGTAACCAAGTGATCCGCCTTCTGTATAAGGTTTTTTAGTACCTTCATAACCTTTTCTAGGTGGGTTTAAACGGAAGATTGGTTTTAAACCTGCATCTTTCATTGTTGTTTCTTGGTTAAATATTGCTGTTGCTAATGCATCAACTGAGTCATAGTCAGTGTTTTCTTTAACATATTCAT is a genomic window containing:
- a CDS encoding uL15m family ribosomal protein, which translates into the protein MIRKTKKIRKQRGSRSVGGGCTKKRRGAGHRGGRGLAGGNKHLKTWMVINDPNHFGKYGFKRPQKTIQKFNPINLSTINDNVEKYLDAEIATKEDGQIVIDITELGYNKVLGKGSLSEAMTIKAPQFSKSAIAKIEDAGGVAEII